The Oryzias latipes chromosome 4, ASM223467v1 genome includes a window with the following:
- the LOC111947378 gene encoding uncharacterized protein LOC111947378 encodes MYREPKPNQDAVCQILDLGFQSRKAFIESDVLKEDDRPTKILEAYPCFKELHHVMEELRWIQDMGNGKFRCQVQDRWEDFCSLVQFYRVWKKVLKPPMNLSGVEHNVALFRALPTLFPSPTSPLKKLAHASEALLHVLEPTDDPAKYLEKRSFSSPVLLFDGSCCLVASGATPITTFAKEDLGHRLFYLLAYHYTFHLTHPKFVATLLLSVRQKY; translated from the exons ATGTATAGAGAACCAAAACCAAACCAAGATGCTGTCTGCCAGATCCTTGACCTCGGATTTCAGTCAAGAAAAGCCTTCATTGAAAGTGATGTCCTAAAAGAAGATGATAGACCTACAAAGATTCTGGAGGCATATCCATGTTTCAAGGAGCTTCATCAT GTGATGGAGGAGCTACGGTGGATCCAGGATATGGGAAACGGCAAATTCAGATGTCAAGTACAGGACAGATGGGAAGACTTCTGCTCACTAGTGCAGTTTTACAGAGTTTGGAAAAAAGTGTTGAAGCCTCCCATGAACTTAAGTGGAG TTGAACACAACGTTGCACTCTTCAGAGCACTCCCAACGCTTTTCCCATCTCCAACTTCACCCCTTAAGAAACTGGCACATGCTAGTGAAGCATTGCTGCATGTTCTAGAG CCAACAGATGATCCTGCCAAATACCTGGAGAAGAGATCTTTCTCCAGCCCGGTGTTGCTCTTTGATGGGTCCTGCTGTCTCGTGGCAAGTGGAGCAACTCCCATCACCACCTTTGCCAAAGAAGATCTTGGCCATAGGTTGTTTTATCTGTTGGCTTACCACTACACCTTCCATCTTACCCATCCCAAGTTTGTGGCAACCCTACTTTTGTCAGTCAGACAGAAATATTGA